The Ostrinia nubilalis chromosome 15, ilOstNubi1.1, whole genome shotgun sequence region ATCGTCGATGCATCTCAGTTTCAAAACAAAGACTCATtgttttactaaaataataggCACATTGTTTTAGTATACGAAAGGTTACGAAAATGACTAGAAAACATGTTTTGGTGTTGTTTGTCCGTTGTTTTGCGTAATCATCTTAGCTATTCAGATAACATGTGTCGTTCACTACAGTCCTATGAGGCTCGCCTTTCACACTATGGTCTTACTCCATTGCACATCCGTAGAAAAGCTTCtgatttacttttccttttcaAGGTCGTTAATGGTCTTATCGATGCCCCGGATATACTGGAACGTTTAAAATTTACCATACCTCGTAGTAGCAGCCGCGTGCAAAATCGAAAGACGTTTTCTATCCCTCCGTGCAGGACTCGACTCGGTCAGCACTCCCCGTTACATCGCATGTGTACCTACTTGCTACAATTCTATGCGTTTTGTCTTTGACATCTTTTTTGGTTCTCTCGTCTCCGCCAAGCGCCGTATCAATATGGCTATTCTTGATTTAAAATAGTCTAAAATTAGTCTAAATTTTGTTTAGTTCTGTGTAAATGTAAGATCTGGTTTATCTGTGTAAtatggtagcgcattttcttacataacttttcaattcctatcattggaggtccgaaaatatttctcatacaatttgataccataatgatcattcttcataaaaaaattaaaacctacatatttaaaaacataatcattgatattcataatatcactaatcatacacttagtttttactaatatttgttttcatatatttttctatactaatgatcgaaactcataatcattcgaataaataactataatattcataaatgtgatgtatcctaatatttgttttcataaatttattactcataagtgtatttatctaTATTATTGGAAATCATGatatgtctatattcgtattaaatcgtattttaacattaaattaatttgaaatggtccaaaacaggcaatattttgtgccacaaacaATACTAACGTGatagaaacgaatcgctgcaaaaccgactccacgtagtcttgtctgccctacccctagagtgtaatttaaaagccggaggcgcggagggagggcagcctcgttacgcaagggcggaagggctgcacatcccgcagcgccggagacgaggagataccaatgcatgctgcatgcttgctttcatgctgcatgctctgcatgcttatctactctattaaattatatatgatttttttaaagatacgagtatgtctgttataaagtaaattattctgaacaacaacattatgagttgaagtatgttcttagtaacaacattattaattaaaacaatatgatcaatgaatgttatgaagaaaaaagatctgaaaataaaaattatgtattttaaatggttcttggtagtgacagtattgataaaaaaattatgattactaactgttatgagctccgatggtagtaataaaaatgtatgaataaaaaaagtatgaaaaataaaattatgaagagagattattatgaacacaaatcggtagtaagacaaagaataggatttagaattttatgtgagccaatatagaaccgtgtaatattcttaatttaaggaggtttaattaattatttttatatgcatGCTGTGCTTACATCGAGTAGGGTAAATCAGTATGAATTGATTTTACATTCATTACTTACTTTTGCATGATATTTGATTGTACCCAGTTTTGtaagccaaataaaaaaataaaaaaaaatcatttaaattgACTTGCTTTTCCTAATAGCATCAGGCATGGAATGTCAAcacattacaataatattttttttgttattgccAAGTGAAGTTTTGTTGCGTACTAAAGTGCAAATAGCACTACATATGTAGGTAACTGTGAAttattacttgaaataaatataagtatgaATATTATCATTATATCGAACTCTAAACTGTACTAATGCAACAGGTTTCTATAGTCTATAAACTTCGTCACTTTTCAACCAATGATGAATATACTGCATTGAAAAGAGATTAAACAAACAATCACAAGAAGTCTTAATGAGAAGGAAGTAAAAACACAATCATGATTATTGTTACAGTACTTGAGTGGCCTCCACATACCTCTAGTCCAGCACGGCGACAAGTTCGTAGCGGGCGCAGCGGCCGGCGTCACGGCCGTCACGCTGACCTATCCGCTCGACACCATCCGAGCGCGCCTCGCCTTCCAGGTCACCGGGGAACACAAATATACTGGAATAGCGCACGCTGCCTCCACAATGTTCCGCACGGTGAGTCTACGTCACACGGGCGCCGTCTACGTCACACGGGCGCCGTCTCTACGTCACACGGGTGCCGTCTCTACGTCATGCGTCACGGTGACCTACCCGCTCGACACCATCCGCGCGCGCCTCGCCTTCCATGTCACCGGGGAACATAAGTACACCGGGATAAGACCGAGTGGGTCCTGGGACTCTCTACGTCACGCTCACCTACTCGCTGGATACCATTCGCTCATGATACTACATCAGTAGCACCCGCTGGATACCATCCGCTCACGATACCGCTCCGCTCATCAGTAGCATTAACTTTCAACTAATTCATTGCGGCCCGGCAGGAATCAACGCGACTAGGCGTAATCTCTACCCTCTGGATCTCTGCTGGACATGACAAAGCCCTCCAATCTTTGCTTTACACCACTGTCATGTTATTTAGTTCAATGCTCATAGGCAAACCGGTCCAAGTTTTCTCACCCCATCACCAATTTGGCAGTTAGGGTCTTAAAATAATTCGCGGACATAGTCATTACGTTTGCCTCGAAATATTGCACTGGCGACAATCATTCAATTCAAAACTGATTCCTCTAAAGTGTACTGATTTGATCTTCCTCTAAATTGATGTGTAGTGTGTAAAAAATAGTATAACCTGTTCCAGGAAGGTGGTATCCGCGCGTTATACCGCGGCTTCGTTCCCACCATGATGGGCATGGTGCCGTACGCCGGGTTCAGCTTCTACTGCTTCGAGTCGCTCAAGTTCCTCTGCATGAAGTACCTGCCTACGTCACTGTGCCGCAAGTGCGATAGGAACACAGGTGAGGTGACGTCACTGAGTAAttacggaactattcccacctctcgttcccaccgctgcaactcctgtgtcgccaggatctacagcttgaccgccaataaaaacccaaccagtgaaggtcaagtttgtcccggggaaaattaaactgtcattggacccacaacAAATTaaccagaagaacataggaagagTTCGTAGTTAAAGTTCGACTGTCCTCCTTGACGTCACTGAGTATAAGGCCTGCACGTTACTACGTAGGGAATCATAGAGTATAGCACACTCGAATGCCCTTTTTTTcatcgggaaatgctttgcgcatacccactggccgaTGAGGACAGTCAGTTGGTTTATATATGGAACTCTCCCCGCCAGCCATGATGGCTGCTTATGCTTAGCCACTAAAACCCGACAGTGCTCCGGGGCCATATaaaaacggagccgcgagttattgtcctaaaaTGGGACATTGGTCCGCGCCTCACACTCCAATGCCCTTTGGGTGGCCTTGCTTGAGCCTTCATATGAGGCCCATAGAAAGGGACCACGACTTAATAATGAATTTATCATTAGTAACATGTGATGATAGTAATGTGTAGTCCAAAAACCGGCCTTTTCGACTTTTTTGCTAACTGAataattactattattattagcaTTTTTATTACATACCAAACAGTCAAAACCGGTTTCGTTTGGTTCATTAGAATCGGAACCAATAAAATCTATGTGGgttttttgcataaattactGACTGATGGTATGAGTGACATAACCCTTTTTgggaatttgaaaaaaaatctgtaatAGGTAACTACTGTATGTAAAAAcctatatttacaaataaaaattatttatatgtagGTCTAGCACTTAACCCAGACAGTGTGCCTGAGATATAGGAACGGCActggaggggtgacattgacatattatgacgtgacagagaatacaaatttgaagtctcgctgacgttttttgacgttacaaaaacaccctcccgtgcgcgattccgtggagggtagttgaacgggaagcatggtcgatctgttttaatggtttcaatttattatttaatggactttagtgtacaaatttggtgttcttttgtgttctaaagtgcagtgaagtgataaattgtaaaaaacattgaaatacttcgaatttgagcgcgcatcgagtgtcgagtgggttgtcgtatgaacaacccgctttggacccggtggcgtctcgaaacctgcttacgggcatacttaactccacggaatccatgaaaaatcaatagaactgaaacacccacgttctattgataactatgtcaattatttttcactcgacattggcagaaataaacctcccagagaggtttggttgccattaaaaaaaaccCTCCCGTGCAGCTCCCATACTTTAGGAACTAACTCAATTAAGCGCTATAGGTACCTATAGATTTTCTTGGTGGTCTTGTGTGGTGCTGACCTgacggtctatttgattttattttcttggTCTTTCAGGGGGTCTGGTGCTAACGGTGCCGGGTAAGCTGGTATGCGGCGGGCTAGCGGGCGCGGTGGCCCAGTCGGTTTCATACCCACTCGACGTCACGCGCCGTCGAATGCAGCTGGCATGTATGGACCCGAGGACTGAGAAGTTCGGGTGAGTGCTTGCGCCAGAAGTCATCCTGCGAATAggattttaaaaagcgcttttacacatcccagttttactttaaccctacctctgattcgggacaataaattgtCCAATGTCGTCGTAACTAGCCCTTTTTTTCGCCCTGTGCAAGATTCTATAACTGCGCCCTTGTCTTAAAACACTCACACTCAGGTCTTCTcctaaatgacttgatgatgataatgataaattataaattattttgaaggtttaaaacgtagtacctatttttttaacttacagTCTAGGCACGGCACTAACACCACTTGAGCACGTCCGCACATCACGGTGGTTGACAATCGAATGCCCCCCACTACTGCTCCACCGCAAACTATATTTACCCTTCCCCCCACCACTTTTTCGCTGCATACACTCGAAAACGCAATTCTTGAAGGAGCTGATAAACTATAGATGATATACTTGATACTAGTGTTTAACCACCTTGTATGATGATTAACTATTCCCTGAAACATTTGATCAGGTGATGGAccctattaataataaattataggaTTATCTTATTTGAATAGTAATTTTGGCAAAATATTGATTAACCTGTAACTCTTTGTGCAATAACCTTACAGCTTAGAAACTCCAGCGCTCTCTgtatatgtacctacctaaaacgTAAATTAATCTTCTGTTGTATTTCTCTGTGGCACTAACTAATAAACAATTTCTGATTTGCATGTTATGCACCTGGTGTTGGCAACATGGCAGGaggtttgttaaaaatattattttaaaatgcagTATTAGCTATGTTATCATTACACAACAATAGAAAATAATGTGTACATAATAAAAAGATTGTTTAAGCCGGTCTCCAGCGCGTcttttgccctacacaatcaacaaaaagatctcaacattcaacaaaattgcctacaaaaatgttgaatgtccaggtttttgttgattgtggaGGGCAAAACATTGTTGTATTTTCCTTACATATACGTGAATGTGATACGTGGTCTACACCCTATTGTTGTTTAGTGAACTCATTATTTGTTTAGTTCATACTTTCATATAGGATTGGATTTGCACATAATAACTTTACATATTGTAAAACTGGAATTTATGTCATTGATAAAGCATTgcatattttgttattaatttgcTTTTTCGGTCAAAAATGGccaattattaaaatttcacatttttttcatttaaataaagtGAAACGTGACATCACACTTTCATCTCATTTTAAAAGGATAAATAACTGCACATAtttgtgctcattatccacaaTAATTGGTGTGATtacaaaaatatcacattttccataattttataaTTGGCGTTGTGATTTTCATAGTTTTGAGCTTTTCGTCtaataacaaaatgttttattactaacataatttttattaccCACCGTTTTCAGTATGGGCATGGTGCAGACGCTAACACTGATCTACCGCGAGAACGGCGTCGTGAAAGGCCTGTACCGAGGCATGAGCATCAACTACCTCCGAGCAGTCCCCATGGTGGCTACCTCCTTCAGCACATACGAGCTTATGAAGCAGCTACTGCAGCTGGATACAGGCATGAAGGTCGCGTAGCGTGGTCTAAGGTGCGCTTCCGCGAGCTAACGTacagacagcgccatctgttagcGGCACGGACGCAACTGCTTGCACATTTGTATACTTACAGTGCGTTTAAAAGCAGGTGCACTTTGACTCCGGCTTGAAGATTTGCCTTTGttgcaaataattaattactttatgTGTATTGATTGACTATTGATACACTTTTCTTAGGAAATTATACATGACTTACAAGTGTAATGACAATGCTTGAACCTAACTCAAGCATGAAATTACTTAGGTTTAGGCGACCAGCGGATCGGTGTTATAAAAGTAACGTGTACGATACGATTCCGATCCGCTCTAATACATCTTCGGTattgaaattattatattaatttttattattccaTGACTACTGACCGGTACGATATTTAGACATTAATTGAATTGCATCAATTCTTGTAAATACTTTGGCATTTTTTCTAACTGTTGCAGTATTTATTTGGTTTATTCTTAATTGtcacaatttaattatttaattaatttaaatgaagtGTAGGTAGATAATTTCTTTCACGGTTTGGGGGATTGGGGACTGGAGTCtgaaatatgtaaaataaaagaacaaactGCGCACAACTTATCGTTTGTCcgaaaattcaatttattctgtgacctattattgataccgtttgatagagctcaatcagtaactagtttttcgatatcttgtatagttttgaaataatcgagtaaaatcacttatcgtttccaccctgtagagacACGTTTGTTTTTCCTAACAAGCTTccatattgatattatttttaatcccCTAATTATGTGCAAATTATAAATGATTTAGTTATAATAGATGTTAATTTGTAAGTTTATAACAAGTGCAACTTGAAATGACGACAATTATAAAGAAATGTGCCTTTATCAGAAAGAAATCAATTTGTTAATTCTGACTAGTATAGACTGCTTAATACCTCCGCATAATGcacaaatataattaaaaaataagtttagGCGTTTCGTCAGACGAAAACCTAAATTAGTGAAAaagttacttatttttaaatacctaccaaTTAAGTACATTTTAACCGGGTTATGTCTCATGTACTCATCGTAGCTGTAAGTAATTacttttgttaattaattatgttacagCGCGTCCGAACGTGTTATAGTTGTCTGAtttgtaggtacatacatattgcaagaaatatgtagataatgtaaattgtattcttcattccatttgtattaattaatttaggtagtcaaatatttattttatcattcaaAGCGCCTGCTttgaatgataaaataaatatttactttaggttATAAATTGTGTATTGTAATTTGTTCTACCAATATTTCTGGATATTTGCAATATTCCTATGATTTAATTGACAGGGTCCTAAAAATGCTTTAGTTTTTAATAAGTTGAAATAGCATTTTAggcgatattttatttttggacgcttttaaaataatttgtaaatctTATTACGTGCCTTTTATATCTGACAACACAGTGGTTTGAACAACATTCAAATACCAAAGACAAATACATAATGTTATgtaccattaataaataattcatacaTCATGTTTTATCAATTAAATGTAACTTTTAAAATACAGCTAATACGCTAAAATTCGGTGATGAGATTATGctattagaaataaataaataaatcgatttatttttagaactat contains the following coding sequences:
- the LOC135078762 gene encoding solute carrier family 25 member 16-like; translation: MALKMEQKNDLDFILKNLLAGGVAGMCAKTTVAPLDRIKILLQAQSSHYKHHGVFGGLSAIVRNESLLALYKGNGAQMVRIFPYAATQFTSFEIYKKYLSGLHIPLVQHGDKFVAGAAAGVTAVTLTYPLDTIRARLAFQVTGEHKYTGIAHAASTMFRTEGGIRALYRGFVPTMMGMVPYAGFSFYCFESLKFLCMKYLPTSLCRKCDRNTGGLVLTVPGKLVCGGLAGAVAQSVSYPLDVTRRRMQLACMDPRTEKFGMGMVQTLTLIYRENGVVKGLYRGMSINYLRAVPMVATSFSTYELMKQLLQLDTGMKVA